A window of the Corynebacterium minutissimum genome harbors these coding sequences:
- a CDS encoding YigZ family protein, which yields MLESYQRPIAGELYEHEIEIKRSRFITLIGRVTNEEEARAFIDAARDRFPDARHHCSAYIYHVDAANPVERSSDDGEPSGTAGKPMLDVLKGSGMLDICAVVVRYFGGIKLGAGGLVHAYGGAVSETMEHVERATRALRELYTLEVSHADAGRLEADLRNRGVDIVDTAYGQAVTFTVSVAPGGEEELTATLAALTQGEVAPKEAGTAWVELSH from the coding sequence ATGCTGGAAAGCTATCAGCGCCCCATTGCCGGCGAGCTCTATGAGCATGAGATTGAGATCAAGCGCTCCCGCTTCATTACCCTCATCGGCCGCGTGACTAACGAAGAGGAAGCACGCGCGTTCATTGACGCTGCCCGGGACCGCTTCCCCGACGCCCGCCACCACTGCTCGGCGTACATCTACCACGTCGATGCCGCGAACCCAGTGGAGCGCTCCTCTGACGATGGTGAGCCCTCCGGCACCGCGGGCAAACCCATGCTGGACGTTCTCAAAGGGTCCGGGATGCTGGACATCTGCGCGGTCGTGGTGCGCTACTTCGGAGGTATCAAGCTGGGCGCGGGCGGTTTGGTCCACGCTTATGGCGGCGCTGTGAGTGAGACGATGGAACACGTCGAGCGCGCTACCCGCGCTTTGCGTGAGCTCTACACGCTGGAGGTCTCCCATGCTGATGCCGGCCGCTTGGAGGCGGACCTGCGCAACCGCGGCGTGGACATTGTCGATACTGCCTACGGCCAAGCGGTTACCTTTACTGTGTCCGTCGCCCCGGGTGGCGAGGAAGAGCTCACGGCCACACTGGCCGCCTTGACCCAAGGTGAGGTTGCTCCAAAGGAAGCCGGCACCGCCTGGGTGGAGCTTTCGCACTAG
- the ilvA gene encoding threonine ammonia-lyase IlvA: MTRTPEDFEPVHASDIQLAQSRISSEIAPTPLQYCPRLSQETGYEVYLKREDLQDVRSYKIRGAIYGMSNLGDKERAQGIVTASAGNHAQGVAYACRTMGIQGKIFVPEPTPKQKRDRILVHGGDFVELVVTGANFDEAAAAAHADAAERGAFFIEPFDARDTVIGQGTVAAEIVAQLSSLGKALDTVIVPVGGGGLISGITSYLADMAPRTAVVGIEPAGAASLSAAFDAGEPVTLETVDPFVDGAAVKRIGDVPFKILEANQGRLHWDNVSEGAVCTEQLALYQNEGIIAEPAGALSVTGLRSLKLQPGSTVVCVISGGNNDVLRYAEIMERSLVHRGLKHYFLVNFPQEPGQLRHFLQDVLGPEDDITLFEYLKRNNRETGAALVGIELGAASGIDGLLRRMTDSKLHCQQLKPGTPEYDFLVA, from the coding sequence ATGACACGTACCCCGGAAGACTTCGAGCCAGTCCACGCCTCCGACATCCAGTTGGCCCAATCGCGGATTAGCTCGGAGATTGCTCCGACCCCACTGCAATACTGCCCACGCCTGTCCCAGGAGACCGGCTACGAGGTCTATCTCAAGCGGGAGGACCTCCAGGATGTGCGCTCGTACAAGATCCGCGGCGCCATTTATGGAATGTCCAACCTTGGTGACAAGGAGCGCGCGCAGGGCATCGTGACGGCGTCGGCAGGCAATCATGCTCAAGGCGTCGCCTATGCCTGCCGGACCATGGGAATTCAAGGCAAGATTTTTGTCCCAGAACCCACGCCGAAGCAGAAGCGTGACCGCATCCTCGTTCACGGCGGGGACTTCGTGGAGCTCGTTGTCACCGGAGCCAATTTTGATGAGGCGGCGGCCGCTGCACATGCTGATGCCGCCGAGCGTGGAGCATTCTTCATCGAGCCTTTTGACGCCCGCGATACTGTCATTGGTCAAGGTACCGTGGCCGCCGAAATTGTGGCGCAGCTGTCCTCATTGGGCAAGGCCCTCGACACCGTCATCGTCCCCGTGGGCGGAGGAGGACTCATCTCTGGGATCACGTCCTACCTTGCCGACATGGCCCCGCGCACAGCGGTGGTGGGGATTGAGCCGGCCGGGGCGGCGTCGTTAAGCGCTGCTTTCGACGCTGGCGAACCAGTGACGCTGGAGACCGTTGACCCCTTCGTCGATGGCGCTGCGGTGAAGCGAATTGGTGACGTACCTTTCAAGATTCTGGAGGCCAACCAGGGGCGTTTGCACTGGGATAATGTGTCTGAAGGTGCGGTGTGCACGGAGCAGCTGGCCTTGTATCAGAACGAAGGCATCATTGCGGAGCCCGCCGGTGCGTTGAGTGTGACGGGTTTGCGATCCCTGAAATTGCAGCCGGGGTCGACTGTCGTGTGTGTGATTTCCGGCGGAAATAACGATGTGTTGCGCTACGCCGAAATCATGGAGCGCTCCCTCGTGCACCGAGGTCTGAAGCACTACTTCCTGGTGAACTTCCCACAGGAGCCAGGTCAGCTACGCCACTTCCTCCAAGACGTGCTAGGGCCAGAGGACGACATCACGCTGTTCGAGTACCTCAAGCGCAATAACCGCGAAACCGGTGCCGCGCTCGTGGGTATTGAGCTGGGAGCCGCCTCCGGCATTGATGGTTTGTTGCGCAGAATGACAGACTCTAAGCTGCACTGCCAGCAGCTTAAGCCTGGTACTCCTGAGTACGACTTCCTCGTCGCATGA
- a CDS encoding choice-of-anchor I family protein — protein sequence MSRSFSRRALALCVATATSVSLAVPAASAKIVDNVHVHSAANASLKVSPIGTYESGVYEESAAEIVAFHPASKRILTVNAHAGQIDVIDAADPTNLQHIGSISAGDGKEINSVAVRPDGLAVAAVQQEDKTENGEALFFNAAAENLNSAELGRVEVGALPDNAHITADGGYALVANEGEPSDELNAEGTDYVTDPDGSVSVITLPKDVTAPSEADARIADFTAFDDQELPEGVRVFGPSGHDSKPSIDFEPEYISSQNGKAFVSLQEANAIAIVDIESATVEKIVPAHVADHSKTPLDPSNKDGKAELRTIPVKGLSMPDSVGAFTTGGQTYFATANEGDAREWGVKEKDGGSGVYTDEVELKDLIEEGKVCEGTLGDVSADDLADKKRAGNLKLTNASGWNEEKGCFDELYSYGSRSFSIYDAEGNVVFDSGAEFEQITAELNEPGIFHHNADNEEAEFDDRSDNKGPEPEALVVGTVGERTYAFIGAERVGGIFVYDVTDPANASFVTYVNNRDFSTDEYADAGDLGPEGFAFVDKKDSPTGEYLLVVGNEVSGTTTVYSVEDLLAAEEDEDADQGDGKDTDKDKDKDEQDTPKKPGNDAGKDGKGSADKSSSSVSGGIIAGSVIGVIAALAATIGVLRVPGIRETVLSLAPAPLRAQLEKFL from the coding sequence ATGTCTCGCTCTTTCTCTCGCCGCGCGCTTGCCCTGTGTGTTGCTACCGCCACCAGCGTAAGCTTGGCCGTTCCGGCAGCGTCCGCCAAGATTGTGGACAATGTCCACGTGCACTCTGCGGCTAACGCTAGCCTCAAGGTCAGCCCTATCGGCACTTATGAATCCGGCGTGTATGAAGAGTCCGCTGCGGAGATCGTGGCCTTCCACCCAGCATCCAAGCGCATTCTGACCGTCAATGCCCACGCCGGCCAGATTGATGTTATCGATGCCGCCGACCCGACCAATCTACAGCACATCGGCTCTATCTCTGCTGGTGACGGCAAGGAAATTAACTCCGTGGCCGTGCGCCCGGACGGCCTGGCTGTCGCCGCCGTTCAGCAGGAAGACAAGACTGAGAACGGTGAAGCTCTGTTCTTCAACGCCGCAGCGGAGAACCTGAATTCTGCAGAGCTCGGCCGGGTTGAGGTAGGCGCTCTGCCGGATAACGCTCACATCACCGCTGACGGTGGTTACGCGCTGGTGGCCAACGAGGGCGAGCCGTCCGACGAGCTCAACGCCGAGGGCACCGATTACGTGACCGACCCGGACGGCTCAGTATCCGTCATCACGCTGCCGAAGGATGTTACTGCTCCCTCCGAGGCCGACGCCCGTATCGCGGATTTCACGGCCTTCGATGACCAGGAGCTCCCCGAAGGCGTGCGTGTCTTCGGCCCCTCCGGCCATGACTCCAAGCCGTCCATCGACTTCGAGCCGGAGTACATCTCTTCCCAGAACGGCAAGGCTTTTGTGTCGCTGCAGGAGGCCAATGCCATTGCCATCGTCGATATCGAGTCCGCCACCGTCGAAAAGATTGTCCCAGCCCACGTTGCTGACCACAGCAAGACTCCGCTCGACCCGTCCAATAAGGATGGCAAGGCTGAGCTGCGCACCATCCCGGTGAAGGGCCTCTCCATGCCGGACTCCGTCGGTGCTTTTACTACCGGCGGCCAGACCTACTTCGCCACCGCTAACGAAGGCGATGCCCGCGAGTGGGGCGTGAAGGAAAAGGATGGCGGCTCCGGTGTTTACACCGATGAGGTAGAGCTTAAGGACCTCATCGAGGAGGGCAAGGTGTGCGAGGGCACGCTTGGCGATGTCTCCGCGGACGACCTCGCCGACAAAAAGCGCGCCGGCAACCTGAAGCTCACCAATGCGTCCGGCTGGAATGAGGAGAAGGGCTGCTTCGACGAGCTGTACTCCTACGGCTCCCGCTCCTTCAGCATCTACGACGCTGAGGGCAACGTTGTCTTTGACTCCGGCGCTGAGTTTGAGCAGATCACCGCTGAGCTCAACGAGCCAGGTATCTTCCACCACAACGCTGACAACGAAGAAGCAGAGTTCGATGACCGCTCCGACAACAAGGGCCCCGAGCCGGAGGCACTCGTCGTTGGTACCGTCGGCGAGCGGACCTACGCTTTCATCGGTGCGGAGCGCGTAGGTGGCATCTTCGTCTACGATGTCACCGACCCGGCCAACGCTTCCTTCGTCACCTACGTCAATAACCGTGACTTCTCCACCGATGAGTACGCCGATGCTGGCGACCTTGGCCCAGAGGGCTTCGCCTTCGTCGACAAGAAGGACTCCCCCACTGGTGAGTACCTGCTCGTCGTGGGCAACGAGGTCTCCGGCACCACCACCGTGTACTCCGTTGAGGACCTCCTCGCCGCCGAGGAAGACGAAGACGCCGACCAGGGCGACGGCAAGGACACGGATAAAGACAAGGACAAGGACGAGCAGGACACTCCGAAGAAGCCAGGCAACGATGCCGGTAAGGACGGCAAGGGCTCTGCAGACAAGAGCTCCAGCAGCGTCTCCGGCGGCATCATCGCTGGTTCCGTCATCGGCGTCATTGCTGCGCTGGCCGCCACCATTGGTGTGCTGCGCGTCCCGGGTATCCGCGAGACTGTCCTGAGCCTTGCACCAGCTCCGCTGCGCGCTCAGTTGGAGAAGTTCCTCTAA
- a CDS encoding cobalamin-independent methionine synthase II family protein → MVNKIRTTHVGSLPRTKELLEANLERSAGTISDAKFHDILERSVVDVVKRQIDLGIDIINEGEYGHVTSDAVDYGAWWNYSFTRLGGLTMTDKDRWEIGDKVRSEPGKIRLSSMKDRRDRALFSEAYNDPDSGIFTGRKKVANPEFTGPVTYIGQEQVEADVKLLADALPEGTEGFVAALSPGAAARLPNKYYDDESELVRACGEALKVEYKAITDADLTVQFDAPDLAEAWDSVVPEPTVEDFQAFLHERIEILNESIKDIPREQTRLHICWGSWHGPHVTDIPFEDIIEEILQAKVGGFSFEGASPRHAHEWRVWKNHTLPEGTVIYPGVVSHSTNAVEHPRVVADRIIQFAELVGPENVIASTDCGLGGRLHHQIAWAKLQSLVEGAEIATKELF, encoded by the coding sequence ATGGTGAACAAGATTCGTACCACCCACGTTGGCTCGTTGCCTCGCACGAAGGAGCTGCTGGAGGCTAACCTCGAGCGCTCTGCCGGCACCATCTCCGATGCGAAGTTCCACGACATTCTGGAGCGCTCCGTAGTGGACGTCGTCAAGCGCCAGATTGACCTCGGCATCGACATCATCAACGAGGGCGAATACGGTCACGTCACCTCCGACGCCGTGGACTACGGTGCGTGGTGGAACTACTCCTTTACCCGCCTGGGTGGTTTGACCATGACGGATAAGGACCGCTGGGAAATCGGTGACAAGGTTCGTTCCGAGCCGGGTAAGATTCGCCTTTCCTCGATGAAGGATCGCCGCGACCGTGCGCTGTTTTCCGAGGCCTACAATGACCCGGATTCGGGCATCTTTACCGGCCGCAAGAAGGTAGCCAACCCGGAGTTCACTGGTCCGGTGACCTACATCGGCCAGGAGCAGGTGGAGGCTGACGTCAAGTTGCTTGCCGACGCCCTCCCCGAAGGCACCGAGGGCTTCGTCGCCGCCCTGTCCCCGGGTGCTGCGGCACGTCTTCCCAACAAGTACTACGATGACGAGTCTGAGCTCGTTCGCGCCTGTGGTGAGGCGCTCAAGGTCGAGTACAAGGCCATCACTGATGCGGATCTGACCGTGCAGTTCGATGCGCCGGACTTGGCGGAGGCATGGGACTCCGTGGTGCCGGAGCCGACGGTCGAGGACTTCCAGGCATTCCTGCACGAACGTATTGAGATACTCAACGAGTCCATTAAGGACATCCCGCGTGAGCAGACCCGCCTGCACATTTGCTGGGGTTCTTGGCATGGTCCGCACGTCACGGACATTCCGTTCGAGGACATCATCGAGGAGATTCTGCAGGCCAAGGTCGGTGGATTCTCCTTCGAAGGTGCTTCGCCGCGCCATGCTCACGAGTGGCGCGTGTGGAAGAATCACACGCTGCCGGAGGGAACTGTCATCTACCCAGGTGTGGTGTCGCATTCCACGAATGCTGTGGAGCACCCGCGTGTGGTCGCTGACCGCATCATCCAGTTTGCTGAGCTCGTGGGCCCGGAAAACGTTATTGCCTCGACCGACTGTGGCCTGGGCGGCCGCCTGCACCACCAGATTGCGTGGGCCAAGCTCCAGTCCCTCGTTGAGGGAGCAGAGATTGCGACGAAGGAACTGTTTTAA
- the dnaE gene encoding DNA polymerase III subunit alpha, translating into MAKNSSFVHLHNHTEFSMLDGMAKVDMLADEVVRQGMPAVGMTDHGNMYGSNAFYQRMTSAGVKPIIGIEAYLAPESRFNKKRVLWGTPDQKRDDVSASGAYLHQTMLAENETGLRNLFKLSSLASYEGQLGKWPRMDAELIAEHAEGIIATTGCPSGDVQTRLRLGQFNEALEAAAMWQDIYGKDNFFLELMDHGLDIEKRTRDGLLEIGRKLDLPPLVTNDCHYVLESQAPAHEAMLCVQTGKTFMDPDRFKFDGTGYYIKSAQQMRELWDHMVPEACDNTLWIAERVQDYGAIWEEHTHDRMPIADVPEGHTPTSWLTHEVMEGLKDRFNGGDVPQEYIDRAEYEISVIDMKGYPSYFLIVAELIKHARSIGIRVGPGRGSAAGALVAYALTITNIDPIEHGLLFERFLNPERPSAPDIDIDFDDRRRGEMITYAAERWGEDKVAQVITFGTVKTKQAIKDSAKVHFGQPGFQMADRINGALPPAIMAKDIPLAGITDPEHERYSEATEVRQMIETDPDVKKIYETARGLEGVVRQAGVHACAVIMASVRLMDHIPMWKRPADGAYITGWDYPACEAIGLLKMDFLGLRNLTVIGDCLENIKKNRGEEIGLEDLHADDPKVSKVYDLLSRGDTLGVFQLDSGGMQELLKRMKPTGFKDIVASLALYRPGPMGVNAHWDYADRKNGRKEITPIHPELEEPLKEILDETYGLIVYQEQIMRISQKVANYTAGEADGFRKAMGKKKPEVLAQQYDKFWGGMKDNGYSKEAMDALWGTIEPFASYAFNKSHAAGYGLVSFWTAYLKAYYAPEYMAALLTSVGDKKDKSAIYLADCRHLGIRVLSPDVNESQETFQAVGDDIRFGMGAIRNVGGEVVDSIVKTRREKGAYTSFSDYLDKIELAACSKRVTESLIKAGAFDSLEHPRKGLMLIHEDAVDSVQTTKKAADKGQFDLFAGFGGGDEEGDSGSAFAIDVPDENWDRKHELALEREMLGLYVSGHPLDGFEEALDAQTDTPITKILNGEVGNGQELVIGGIISGVDRRFSKRDGSPWAIVSIEDHNGAQVDILVFNQVYSLVAPQIAEDNIILAKVQVKIRDERMSLFCSDIKVPDLGPGNGAGLPLRLTMRTDQCTMDNIAKLKQVLVNNKGESDVYLTLVDGEESTMMVLGEHLRVERSSNLMGDLKATMGAGILG; encoded by the coding sequence ATGGCCAAAAACTCATCCTTCGTCCACCTACACAACCACACCGAGTTTTCCATGCTGGACGGCATGGCAAAGGTGGATATGTTGGCGGATGAGGTGGTCCGCCAAGGCATGCCCGCCGTCGGCATGACGGACCACGGCAACATGTACGGCTCCAATGCCTTTTACCAGAGGATGACGAGCGCAGGCGTCAAACCCATCATTGGTATTGAGGCCTACCTCGCGCCGGAGTCGCGTTTCAATAAGAAGCGCGTGCTGTGGGGAACACCAGATCAAAAGCGTGATGATGTTTCTGCCTCCGGTGCCTACCTGCACCAGACCATGCTGGCGGAAAATGAAACTGGTCTGCGCAACCTGTTCAAGCTCTCCTCGCTTGCCTCTTACGAAGGTCAGCTGGGCAAGTGGCCGCGTATGGATGCGGAACTCATCGCTGAGCATGCTGAGGGCATTATCGCGACCACCGGCTGCCCCTCCGGCGACGTCCAAACCCGCCTGCGTCTAGGCCAGTTCAACGAGGCCCTCGAAGCCGCTGCGATGTGGCAGGACATCTATGGCAAGGACAACTTCTTCCTCGAGCTCATGGACCACGGGCTGGATATCGAGAAGCGCACGCGTGATGGCCTGTTGGAGATTGGCCGCAAGCTGGACCTGCCGCCGCTGGTGACCAATGACTGCCACTACGTGCTGGAGTCTCAAGCCCCAGCGCATGAGGCCATGCTGTGCGTGCAGACGGGCAAGACCTTCATGGACCCGGACCGTTTCAAATTCGATGGCACCGGCTACTACATCAAGTCCGCCCAACAGATGCGTGAACTGTGGGACCACATGGTCCCTGAAGCCTGCGATAATACGCTGTGGATTGCGGAGCGCGTCCAGGATTATGGCGCGATTTGGGAAGAGCATACCCACGACCGCATGCCGATTGCGGACGTCCCCGAGGGCCACACCCCCACCTCCTGGCTGACCCACGAGGTCATGGAGGGCCTTAAGGATCGCTTCAACGGTGGGGACGTGCCGCAGGAATACATCGACCGCGCTGAGTACGAAATCAGCGTCATCGACATGAAGGGCTACCCCTCCTACTTCCTCATCGTGGCCGAGCTCATCAAGCACGCGCGCTCCATCGGTATTCGCGTCGGTCCGGGGCGTGGTTCGGCTGCAGGTGCGCTCGTGGCGTATGCGCTGACGATTACCAACATTGACCCCATCGAGCACGGCCTCCTCTTCGAGCGATTTCTTAACCCGGAGCGCCCCTCCGCACCGGATATCGATATCGACTTCGATGATCGCCGCCGCGGCGAAATGATTACCTACGCTGCTGAGCGCTGGGGCGAGGACAAGGTTGCCCAGGTGATTACCTTCGGCACTGTGAAGACCAAGCAGGCCATTAAGGACTCCGCCAAGGTGCACTTTGGTCAGCCCGGCTTCCAGATGGCCGACCGCATCAACGGCGCATTGCCGCCGGCCATCATGGCCAAGGATATTCCGCTGGCCGGTATTACTGATCCGGAGCACGAGCGCTACTCGGAGGCCACCGAGGTCCGTCAGATGATTGAGACTGACCCGGACGTCAAGAAGATTTATGAGACCGCGCGTGGTCTTGAAGGCGTCGTCAGGCAGGCCGGCGTGCACGCCTGCGCGGTGATTATGGCCTCGGTGCGGCTTATGGACCACATTCCAATGTGGAAGCGCCCCGCCGACGGCGCCTACATCACCGGTTGGGACTACCCAGCCTGTGAGGCCATTGGCCTGCTGAAGATGGACTTTCTGGGCCTGCGCAACCTCACCGTGATTGGTGACTGCCTAGAGAACATCAAGAAAAACCGCGGCGAAGAGATTGGCCTGGAGGACCTTCACGCCGATGATCCGAAGGTATCCAAGGTCTATGACCTGCTGTCACGCGGCGATACCCTGGGCGTGTTCCAGCTCGACTCTGGCGGCATGCAGGAGCTGCTCAAACGTATGAAACCGACAGGTTTCAAGGATATTGTCGCGTCGCTGGCGCTCTACCGCCCGGGCCCGATGGGCGTGAACGCTCACTGGGACTACGCGGACCGCAAGAATGGGCGTAAGGAAATTACTCCAATTCACCCGGAGCTGGAAGAGCCGCTCAAGGAAATCCTCGATGAGACCTACGGCCTCATCGTGTATCAGGAGCAGATCATGCGTATCTCGCAGAAGGTGGCGAACTACACCGCCGGCGAGGCAGATGGCTTCCGCAAGGCTATGGGTAAGAAGAAGCCGGAAGTCCTGGCACAGCAGTACGACAAGTTCTGGGGCGGCATGAAGGACAACGGCTACTCCAAGGAAGCCATGGACGCGCTGTGGGGCACGATTGAGCCCTTTGCCTCCTACGCGTTTAACAAGTCCCACGCCGCAGGCTACGGCTTGGTGTCCTTCTGGACGGCCTACCTCAAGGCCTACTATGCGCCGGAGTACATGGCAGCGCTTTTGACCTCGGTAGGTGACAAGAAGGATAAATCCGCTATCTACCTTGCCGATTGCCGCCACCTTGGCATCCGCGTGCTCTCCCCGGACGTTAACGAGTCCCAGGAAACCTTCCAGGCTGTGGGGGACGATATTCGCTTCGGTATGGGCGCTATCCGCAACGTCGGTGGGGAAGTGGTCGATTCCATCGTGAAGACCCGTCGGGAGAAAGGCGCTTATACGTCCTTCTCTGACTATTTGGACAAGATTGAGCTAGCAGCCTGCTCCAAGCGCGTGACGGAGTCCCTCATCAAGGCCGGCGCTTTCGACTCCCTGGAGCACCCACGCAAGGGCCTTATGCTCATTCACGAGGACGCAGTGGACTCCGTTCAGACCACGAAGAAGGCAGCTGATAAAGGTCAGTTCGACCTTTTCGCCGGCTTCGGTGGCGGTGACGAGGAAGGCGATTCTGGATCTGCCTTTGCTATTGACGTCCCCGATGAGAATTGGGATCGTAAGCACGAGTTGGCACTGGAGCGTGAGATGCTGGGCCTTTACGTCTCCGGCCACCCGCTCGACGGTTTCGAGGAAGCACTCGATGCACAGACCGATACGCCGATTACCAAGATTCTTAACGGTGAAGTCGGCAACGGACAGGAGCTGGTGATTGGCGGCATCATCTCAGGCGTGGACAGGCGTTTTTCCAAGCGCGATGGTTCCCCGTGGGCCATCGTCAGCATCGAGGATCATAACGGCGCCCAGGTAGACATCCTTGTGTTCAACCAGGTGTACTCGCTGGTGGCTCCGCAAATTGCGGAAGACAACATCATCCTGGCCAAGGTTCAGGTGAAGATTCGTGATGAGCGCATGTCCCTCTTCTGTTCCGATATCAAGGTGCCTGACTTAGGCCCTGGCAATGGTGCCGGCCTGCCCCTGCGCCTGACTATGCGCACAGACCAGTGCACGATGGATAACATTGCCAAGCTCAAGCAGGTGCTCGTTAACAACAAGGGCGAGTCGGACGTGTACCTCACGCTTGTCGACGGTGAAGAGTCCACCATGATGGTCCTCGGTGAGCACCTGCGTGTGGAGCGCTCGAGCAACCTGATGGGTGACCTCAAGGCCACGATGGGGGCTGGCATCCTCGGGTGA
- the rarD gene encoding EamA family transporter RarD produces MFYTIAAYLMWGFFPAFFPLLRPASPFEILAHRIVWTAVLVTFMLVITGGWRELKEMSLRTWGWMLGCGITITINWGTYVIAVNSNHVADAALGYFINPLVSVALGIIFLKETLTKAQVASVSIAFVAVLWLTFMTGQAPYYSLALAFSFALYGLLKKQISVSSMGSVAAETIVMLPFALMYLGYLQVQGESTFASEGPGHMALLVTSGLVTALPLLCFAQGAKHLRLSTIGMLQYMTPIMQMLWAVFVTQEDMPTERWIGFIIIWVAVIIYLADLVRMGHASRRRARLHSPTPSTDETAA; encoded by the coding sequence ATGTTCTACACTATTGCCGCCTATCTCATGTGGGGCTTCTTCCCGGCGTTCTTCCCGCTGCTGCGCCCCGCCAGCCCATTTGAAATCCTTGCGCACCGCATTGTGTGGACTGCGGTGCTCGTCACCTTCATGCTGGTGATTACTGGCGGCTGGCGCGAGCTGAAAGAGATGAGCCTGCGCACGTGGGGCTGGATGCTGGGCTGCGGTATCACCATCACTATCAACTGGGGTACGTACGTCATCGCGGTCAACAGCAACCACGTGGCCGATGCCGCGCTGGGATATTTCATCAACCCGCTCGTCTCCGTGGCCTTAGGCATCATCTTCCTCAAGGAAACGCTGACGAAGGCACAGGTGGCATCGGTCAGCATTGCCTTCGTGGCGGTGCTGTGGCTGACATTCATGACCGGCCAGGCACCGTATTATTCGCTGGCCCTGGCTTTCAGTTTCGCACTCTACGGGCTGCTAAAGAAACAGATTTCGGTCTCTTCCATGGGCTCCGTGGCCGCGGAAACCATCGTCATGCTGCCCTTCGCACTCATGTACCTGGGATACCTGCAGGTCCAGGGCGAATCCACCTTTGCCAGCGAGGGCCCCGGCCACATGGCGCTGCTCGTCACCTCCGGACTAGTGACTGCTCTGCCGCTGCTCTGTTTTGCACAGGGCGCTAAGCACCTGCGCCTATCCACCATCGGCATGCTGCAGTACATGACGCCGATTATGCAGATGCTGTGGGCAGTCTTCGTCACCCAGGAAGATATGCCAACCGAGCGCTGGATCGGCTTCATCATCATTTGGGTAGCGGTCATCATTTACCTGGCGGATTTGGTGAGGATGGGCCACGCTTCCCGACGCCGCGCCCGCCTCCACTCCCCGACCCCCAGCACCGACGAGACTGCCGCCTAG
- a CDS encoding permease — translation MMRLFPKTSTWPANYRFAYILVWAGAIITVLAAIALALLGSDGLTLGIMIVVALYCIAMAVLMPRWALNGAEEAAKRARAKEARDELRRVKKQK, via the coding sequence ATGATGCGACTATTCCCCAAGACCTCCACGTGGCCTGCCAACTACCGCTTCGCCTACATTCTTGTATGGGCAGGAGCCATCATCACAGTCCTCGCCGCCATCGCGCTAGCACTCTTGGGTAGTGATGGGCTGACGCTGGGCATCATGATTGTTGTGGCCCTCTACTGCATCGCCATGGCAGTGCTCATGCCGCGGTGGGCGCTCAACGGTGCAGAGGAAGCCGCCAAGCGGGCCCGAGCCAAGGAAGCCCGTGACGAGCTGCGCCGGGTGAAGAAGCAGAAGTAG
- a CDS encoding RluA family pseudouridine synthase, with translation MRESRRLPVPEGLEGMRADAALAKLLGVSRAKVAELCAAGDVEIDGVAVGKSERLSAGGWIDVMMPAPEEPLVPKEELVEGMDVLYEDEDIICVFKPVGVAAHPTLGWEGPTVIGGLRAAGYALADAGPTERKGIVHRLDVGTSGVMVVAASERAYSQLKTAFRERTVDKTYHAVVQGLPDPIVGTIDAPIGRHPSAGWKFAVVEDGKPAVTHYKLLEAFREASLLEVHLETGRTHQIRVHMSATGHPCVGDPMYGCDPNLAKRVGLIRQWLHAVSLGFTHPGTGKWFECTAPYPEDLEHAVEVLRG, from the coding sequence ATGCGTGAAAGTCGTAGGTTGCCGGTACCTGAGGGCCTCGAGGGTATGCGTGCCGATGCTGCTTTGGCCAAGCTATTGGGTGTTTCCCGAGCCAAGGTGGCGGAGCTGTGCGCGGCGGGTGACGTGGAGATCGACGGCGTGGCAGTGGGCAAGTCCGAGCGGCTTAGTGCCGGCGGTTGGATTGACGTCATGATGCCCGCGCCGGAAGAACCGCTGGTGCCCAAGGAGGAGCTGGTAGAGGGCATGGATGTCCTCTACGAGGATGAGGACATCATCTGCGTGTTCAAACCCGTAGGCGTGGCCGCGCACCCAACGTTGGGGTGGGAGGGGCCGACCGTGATTGGTGGGCTTCGCGCGGCGGGCTATGCGCTTGCCGACGCCGGACCTACCGAACGCAAGGGCATCGTGCACCGCCTCGACGTAGGCACCTCCGGGGTCATGGTGGTTGCCGCCAGCGAGCGCGCCTACTCCCAGCTGAAGACTGCCTTCCGCGAGCGGACTGTGGACAAGACCTATCACGCGGTGGTCCAGGGGCTGCCTGATCCTATCGTCGGCACGATTGATGCACCGATTGGGCGCCATCCGTCGGCGGGCTGGAAGTTCGCCGTAGTGGAGGACGGCAAGCCCGCGGTTACTCACTACAAGCTGCTGGAGGCCTTCCGCGAGGCCAGCCTGTTGGAAGTTCATCTGGAGACTGGCCGCACACACCAGATCCGCGTCCACATGTCCGCCACCGGACATCCGTGCGTGGGTGATCCGATGTATGGCTGCGACCCGAACCTGGCTAAGCGCGTCGGCCTTATCCGGCAGTGGCTTCATGCGGTGTCCCTGGGCTTTACGCACCCGGGCACGGGCAAATGGTTTGAGTGCACCGCGCCGTACCCGGAGGATCTCGAGCACGCAGTAGAGGTCTTGCGCGGATGA